A window of Leptospira brenneri contains these coding sequences:
- the gatA gene encoding Asp-tRNA(Asn)/Glu-tRNA(Gln) amidotransferase subunit GatA, producing MKDLIFLTYSEIKTKLNDGSLKSKDLVSAYIKRIETVDSKVKAFLEINKDHILKQAEESDTRRKSGKLLSEFDGIPIGIKDNICITGEITSCSSKILENFRSPYDASVIQKLKDKGFVLFPRLNMDEFAMGSSTENSAFQTTRNPFDTNRIPGGSSGGSAAVVAGSMLPISLGSDTGGSIRQPAALCGIWGLKPTYGRISRYGLIAYASSLDQIGPFSNDLQGISDLLEIISGLDHKDQTTAKVNPFEANSVSSVEWKGKKIGIMKAEEFNFSTDVNKRYTDILKELESKGAILVPLDFSLLKYAIPVYYLIATAECSSNLSRFDGIRYGLRKEGSGKLDDLYSESRTQGFGPEVKRRILLGTFSLSSGYYDAYYGKAQKARVLIRKQYAEFFKSVDIIFQPTSPTTAFKVGEKTKDPIQMYQADILTTSVNLAGVPAISCPAGVDSTGLPIGLQITSSHFDETKLLSFAKSVSELDICKITLPNEIT from the coding sequence ATGAAAGATTTAATATTTCTCACTTATTCTGAAATCAAAACTAAATTAAACGATGGTTCCCTAAAATCAAAAGATTTGGTTTCTGCTTATATAAAACGAATTGAAACTGTTGATTCCAAAGTAAAAGCATTTCTAGAAATCAACAAAGATCATATCCTTAAACAAGCAGAAGAGAGTGATACCAGAAGAAAATCGGGAAAGTTGCTTTCTGAATTTGACGGAATCCCAATTGGAATTAAGGATAATATTTGTATCACAGGTGAAATCACTTCCTGTTCATCTAAAATTTTAGAAAATTTTCGTTCTCCTTATGATGCTTCTGTCATTCAAAAATTGAAGGACAAAGGTTTTGTTTTGTTCCCAAGACTAAATATGGATGAGTTTGCGATGGGCTCCTCTACGGAAAATAGTGCCTTCCAGACCACAAGAAATCCATTTGATACAAACAGAATTCCTGGAGGATCTAGCGGTGGTTCTGCGGCGGTAGTGGCGGGATCAATGTTACCTATTTCTCTTGGTTCTGACACAGGTGGATCCATTCGCCAACCTGCTGCACTTTGTGGAATTTGGGGATTAAAGCCAACTTACGGTCGTATCTCTCGTTATGGACTCATTGCTTATGCTTCTAGTCTTGATCAAATCGGTCCATTTTCCAATGACTTACAAGGAATCTCCGACCTTTTGGAAATCATTTCAGGGCTCGATCACAAAGACCAAACAACTGCAAAAGTAAATCCTTTTGAAGCTAATTCCGTTTCTTCCGTAGAGTGGAAAGGTAAAAAAATCGGTATCATGAAGGCCGAGGAATTTAATTTTTCAACAGACGTAAACAAACGTTATACGGATATATTAAAAGAATTAGAATCCAAGGGAGCCATTCTTGTTCCTCTAGATTTTTCTCTACTTAAATATGCAATTCCCGTTTATTACTTAATTGCTACTGCAGAATGTTCCTCAAACTTAAGTCGCTTTGACGGAATTCGTTACGGGCTCCGTAAGGAAGGAAGTGGAAAGTTAGATGATTTATACTCTGAGTCCCGAACACAAGGATTTGGACCTGAAGTCAAACGTCGTATTTTACTTGGAACCTTTTCACTAAGTTCCGGTTATTATGATGCTTATTATGGAAAGGCTCAAAAAGCAAGAGTTCTCATTCGTAAACAATATGCAGAATTTTTTAAATCGGTAGATATCATTTTTCAACCCACATCACCGACAACGGCATTCAAAGTAGGAGAAAAAACAAAAGATCCCATCCAAATGTACCAAGCAGACATTCTCACCACCTCGGTAAACCTAGCAGGAGTTCCAGCCATCAGTTGTCCGGCGGGAGTGGATTCTACTGGTTTACCAATTGGACTACAGATTACTTCATCTCATTTTGATGAAACAAAACTTCTTAGTTTTGCAAAATCTGTTTCTGAATTGGATATTTGTAAGATAACTCTACCAAACGAGATCACCTAA
- the hisF gene encoding imidazole glycerol phosphate synthase subunit HisF, with the protein MDQLTKRVIPCLDIKGGRVVKGVQFVNLIDAGDPVSCAVAYEENKADELCFLDITASSDKRDILLHLVEQVANRLFIPFTVGGGIRTIEDVKAVLNKGADKVSINTSAFQNPKLLKDSSEIYGSQCIVCAIDVKFHPERKRYEVYLNGGRLETGREALDWGTEAMEMGAGEILLTSMDKDGTKDGFDITLMKSFTSNLSIPIIASGGAGNPEHMAEVILRGGADAVLAASIFHFGEFSIQETKQTMKEMGIKVRL; encoded by the coding sequence ATGGACCAACTAACCAAAAGAGTCATTCCTTGTTTGGATATCAAAGGAGGGCGCGTTGTTAAAGGTGTCCAATTTGTAAATTTGATTGATGCAGGAGACCCTGTCTCTTGTGCCGTCGCTTACGAAGAGAACAAAGCAGACGAACTTTGTTTTTTAGACATTACAGCTTCTTCTGACAAACGAGATATCCTTCTACACTTAGTAGAACAAGTTGCCAACAGACTCTTTATTCCTTTTACCGTTGGGGGAGGAATTCGTACCATCGAAGATGTAAAAGCGGTTCTAAACAAAGGTGCTGATAAAGTTTCGATTAATACCAGTGCCTTTCAAAACCCCAAATTACTAAAGGATTCTAGCGAAATTTATGGATCACAATGTATCGTTTGTGCGATCGATGTAAAATTCCATCCAGAAAGAAAAAGGTACGAAGTGTACTTAAATGGCGGTCGATTAGAAACCGGTAGGGAAGCACTGGATTGGGGTACTGAGGCCATGGAAATGGGTGCGGGGGAGATCCTTCTTACCTCGATGGATAAAGACGGAACCAAAGACGGATTTGATATCACACTCATGAAATCATTTACATCCAATCTTTCCATTCCCATCATTGCTTCCGGTGGAGCGGGAAACCCAGAACATATGGCAGAAGTAATTTTACGCGGCGGTGCGGATGCTGTTCTTGCAGCATCAATCTTTCACTTTGGAGAATTTTCCATCCAAGAAACCAAACAAACAATGAAAGAGATGGGAATCAAAGTGAGACTATGA